The proteins below are encoded in one region of Arenibacter algicola:
- a CDS encoding helix-turn-helix domain-containing protein, translated as MTNLGLYLAKKSINKAEVARKTGLSKSRLSQLSSNETTKLRADELYLIALAIDIDPCELLKEVFKGIKLPKE; from the coding sequence ATGACTAATTTGGGCTTATACTTAGCTAAAAAATCGATTAATAAGGCGGAGGTTGCCAGAAAAACTGGGTTGAGTAAATCTCGCTTGAGTCAATTAAGTTCTAATGAAACTACTAAACTACGCGCGGATGAGCTCTATTTGATTGCCTTGGCAATAGACATTGATCCTTGCGAATTATTGAAGGAAGTATTTAAAGGAATTAAACTACCTAAAGAGTGA